The window ATGATCTGATCCATGTCTCCATTGTTGAAGAGAACGAAGAGCTGCTGCCGGAGAATCTGCCTGTCGAGGTTCTGTATTGCGATGATTTTTTGATGGTGGTGAACAAACCGGCAGGCATGGTCGTGTACCCGGCAGCAGGCCACAGCAGCGGCACTCTTATGAATGCGATCGCATTCCATGCGAAGAAGCTCGCCACAATCGGCGGCCCCCTCAGGCCGGGCGTTGTGCATAGACTCGACAAAGAGACCTCAGGCGTTATGGTTGTGGCGCTCGACGACAAGGCGTACTATGATCTTGTTGAACAGTTCAGAAAACGGACCATGAGCAGGCGATACAAAACGCTCATCTTCGGCACTCTTAAAGAAGACAGCGGAGAGATATCCCTGAGGATCGGCAGGTCAGAGTCTGACAGAAAAAAGATGTCCACGCACTCAAAAAGAGGTAAAGAGGCGGTCACGACCTGGAGAGTGGTTGAGCGTTATCGATCAGGTTCGCTGATCGAGGCAAAGCTCGGCACCGGAAGGACCCACCAGATCCGTGTGCATTTCGCATCCATCGGCCATCCTGTGCTGGGCGACAAGACCTATGGTTCGAAGATTTCACTGGAAATCGGCAGAAAGAGGATAGTCTTTCCCCGCCAGATGCTCCATGCCGAACTCCTCGGTTTCACCCACCCTGT of the Nitrospirota bacterium genome contains:
- a CDS encoding RluA family pseudouridine synthase — translated: MAETTFHINAEDAGKRLDLLVSELSGLTRSQVQRLIEKEMLSVNGNPSRANYKAHTDDLIHVSIVEENEELLPENLPVEVLYCDDFLMVVNKPAGMVVYPAAGHSSGTLMNAIAFHAKKLATIGGPLRPGVVHRLDKETSGVMVVALDDKAYYDLVEQFRKRTMSRRYKTLIFGTLKEDSGEISLRIGRSESDRKKMSTHSKRGKEAVTTWRVVERYRSGSLIEAKLGTGRTHQIRVHFASIGHPVLGDKTYGSKISLEIGRKRIVFPRQMLHAELLGFTHPVTKEWLEFRTPVPQDMEEKISELRNGISLS